A segment of the Flavobacterium azooxidireducens genome:
ACTTTCTACAACCGACTTCCTTTTTGAATATGATTTTAGAAAAAGAAAAAGTATAAAAATTAAAATATGCCTGAAAATTCATTAAAATATTTAACTAGCAAAGAAGTAAAGAAAGAACTCAAAGTTCAAGATTGTTACTTAGCTCATATTAGAAATTCAGGTAATTTACAATTTACTAAAAAGGGTAATTCCTATTTGTATTTAAAGGAATCTATTGAGGAGTTTAAAAATAAAAATAAATAAGTTATAAAACTAAAATCTAAAGAAACTGCAATTTTATGTTTTTTTACTATTTTAGGTCATTATGACAAATTTCTAATATCTTTCAAAATATTGTGCAACTCAATTACATTTCCTCATCAACGGAATATAATTTTTAGTCTATCTTTATCTTCAATGGTTTCTAGTGCAATCCATCCCTCTAGTCCTTTTACTTGGATGATGAAATGTTGAAAATCTAATGGAGAACCAGCTCGGTTGCTAAATTTCACCCAACGCTTTCCAAATGAGATTTCGATATTGTCAAGTATTGTTTCCGGAAGATGTCCACCTTTACCTTGCTTCATATAAAGTTTTATTGGGTCTATCGTATCCACGATTCCAAATAAAAATAGCAATGGGAAATTCTCCAAAGATATCTCCCCAAAGTTAGGTCTGATAAGATAATGAAGTCCAGCACCCTCATAATCACTTGTGTTACTTTTATCAGGATCTTTGGTCCAAATATTGTGACAGGCTACTGCTGCTGCTGCCAAAGCATACTTCTTTTCTAAAGAATGATGCCAATTCAATTCTGTATCTCTATGCAACGACTTGTATC
Coding sequences within it:
- a CDS encoding MerR family transcriptional regulator, yielding MPENSLKYLTSKEVKKELKVQDCYLAHIRNSGNLQFTKKGNSYLYLKESIEEFKNKNK